The following proteins come from a genomic window of Hymenobacter canadensis:
- a CDS encoding STAS/SEC14 domain-containing protein, producing MLTELTNGFGKVYLTINYDAANHWVYNNWIGYQTYTGVIAGADACLFPIQENNCRYLLNDNRQVVGPWDHAVEWIATNWAPRATTVGLTHFAHIVSAESLAASSAQSMFLGIGGRLHMRMFSSMEEAQNWLREAQKEAN from the coding sequence ATGCTCACTGAATTAACAAATGGTTTTGGCAAGGTATACCTGACCATCAACTACGATGCGGCCAACCATTGGGTGTACAACAACTGGATAGGCTACCAGACCTATACTGGCGTAATAGCCGGCGCTGATGCTTGCCTGTTTCCTATTCAGGAAAACAACTGTCGCTATCTGCTCAACGACAATCGGCAGGTAGTTGGTCCCTGGGACCATGCGGTGGAATGGATTGCAACGAACTGGGCTCCTCGCGCAACGACAGTTGGACTTACTCACTTTGCCCATATTGTCAGCGCTGAATCATTAGCTGCCAGTTCTGCCCAGTCGATGTTTCTGGGCATTGGTGGCCGTTTGCACATGCGCATGTTCAGCAGTATGGAGGAAGCGCAAAACTGGCTACGCGAAGCCCAGAAAGAGGCAAATTAG
- a CDS encoding tetratricopeptide repeat protein — protein MPAFSFASFLERFVRPLLPLAACLATACGTPEPDQPETMVNLATVQSGPQIQAQELDGAIARQPRNASLYARRAAFRLDAGQLEPALRDVNEALALDDAQGEFHFIKARALRLQGKLQSALAAADIASRRGYASAELNLLVGETHLAAREYQTAVDYLDRALQQEPDHTAALFYKGMAYMGLQDTAQALDYLRASLARDPRQPETLHQLAFLSNAYRQPANAAVYAARGLKVAPAYGPLWYDYGRQFELQNQPDSAVRIYTRAVQLDTTFYRADYRLGLAAYKARRYAEVVPHLQRALRRSPRLAGARQMLAESFESLSRYPEAANQYRLLVQENPGNRHWTYKAWKTNNRARGILVDETPVRRPAVEAVEPISSFRPLSGF, from the coding sequence ATGCCTGCTTTCTCTTTTGCTTCTTTCCTTGAGCGGTTTGTCCGGCCGCTGCTGCCGCTGGCCGCGTGCCTGGCTACGGCCTGCGGCACCCCCGAGCCCGACCAGCCCGAAACCATGGTGAACCTGGCTACGGTGCAGAGCGGCCCCCAGATCCAGGCGCAGGAGCTGGACGGTGCCATTGCCCGCCAGCCCCGCAATGCTTCGCTGTATGCCCGCCGGGCTGCCTTCCGGCTCGATGCCGGCCAGCTGGAGCCCGCTCTGCGCGACGTCAACGAAGCCCTGGCCCTGGACGACGCGCAGGGCGAGTTCCACTTCATCAAGGCCCGGGCACTTCGGTTGCAGGGCAAGCTGCAGAGCGCCCTGGCTGCCGCCGATATTGCCTCGCGCCGCGGCTACGCCTCTGCCGAGTTGAACCTGCTGGTGGGCGAAACCCACTTGGCCGCCCGCGAGTACCAGACGGCCGTTGACTACCTGGACCGGGCCCTGCAGCAGGAGCCCGACCACACGGCCGCCCTGTTCTACAAAGGCATGGCCTACATGGGCCTGCAGGATACGGCCCAGGCCCTCGACTACCTGCGCGCCAGCCTCGCCCGCGACCCACGCCAGCCCGAAACTCTGCATCAGCTGGCCTTCCTGTCGAATGCCTACCGCCAGCCGGCCAACGCCGCCGTGTATGCCGCTCGTGGCCTCAAGGTGGCCCCCGCCTACGGCCCTCTCTGGTACGACTACGGCCGCCAGTTTGAACTGCAGAACCAGCCCGACAGCGCCGTGCGCATCTACACCCGCGCTGTGCAGCTCGATACCACCTTCTACCGTGCCGACTACCGGCTGGGGCTGGCCGCCTACAAGGCTCGCCGCTATGCTGAGGTAGTCCCGCACCTGCAGCGGGCGTTGCGCCGCTCGCCGCGCCTGGCCGGAGCCCGCCAGATGCTGGCCGAAAGCTTCGAGAGCCTGAGCCGCTATCCGGAAGCGGCCAATCAATACCGCCTGCTGGTGCAGGAAAACCCCGGCAACCGCCACTGGACCTATAAGGCCTGGAAAACCAACAACCGGGCCCGCGGCATTCTCGTGGACGAAACACCCGTGCGCCGGCCAGCCGTGGAGGCGGTGGAGCCGATCAGCAGTTTTCGCCCATTATCGGGGTTTTAG
- the rplT gene encoding 50S ribosomal protein L20, which translates to MPRSVNHAASRHRRKKIMRLAKGYYGRRKNVWTVAKNAVEKGLLYAYRDRKVKKREFRALWIQRINAGAREHGMSYSQLMGGLKKVGIDLNRKVLADLALNHPAAFKGIVEKIK; encoded by the coding sequence ATGCCAAGAAGTGTCAACCACGCGGCCTCGCGCCACCGTCGGAAAAAGATTATGCGTTTGGCGAAGGGCTATTATGGCCGTCGCAAAAACGTTTGGACCGTTGCCAAGAACGCCGTTGAGAAAGGCTTGCTCTATGCTTACCGCGACCGGAAGGTTAAGAAGCGTGAGTTCCGTGCCCTCTGGATTCAGCGTATCAACGCTGGTGCCCGTGAGCATGGCATGTCCTACTCCCAGTTGATGGGTGGCCTCAAGAAAGTGGGTATCGACCTGAACCGTAAAGTTCTGGCCGACCTCGCCCTTAACCACCCCGCTGCCTTCAAAGGCATCGTAGAAAAAATCAAGTAA
- the umuD gene encoding translesion error-prone DNA polymerase V autoproteolytic subunit, with protein MCQVVVIPVLRKPAWFRFYDIRVPAGFPSPAEDHQSMKLDLNRLLLPHPDASYLVRVMGDSMTGGESGIRDGALLAVDCLLQAQPDDVVIASVAGEFTVKRLVKRRNDAWFLVPDNPSYPEIAINAPDIFDVWGVVTHVVTETRRGRLSSHLRVS; from the coding sequence ATGTGTCAGGTAGTTGTAATTCCGGTGTTGCGCAAGCCCGCGTGGTTTCGCTTTTATGATATTCGGGTGCCGGCGGGCTTTCCTTCGCCGGCCGAGGACCACCAGAGCATGAAGCTGGACCTGAACCGGCTGCTGCTGCCGCACCCCGACGCCTCGTACCTGGTGCGGGTGATGGGCGACTCGATGACCGGCGGCGAGTCGGGCATCCGCGACGGGGCGCTGCTGGCCGTGGACTGTTTGCTGCAGGCCCAGCCCGACGACGTGGTGATTGCCTCGGTGGCGGGCGAGTTTACGGTCAAGCGGCTGGTGAAGCGGCGCAACGACGCCTGGTTTCTGGTGCCCGATAACCCGTCGTACCCGGAAATTGCCATCAACGCGCCTGATATCTTCGACGTGTGGGGCGTGGTGACGCACGTGGTGACCGAGACCCGGCGCGGGCGGCTGAGCAGCCATTTGCGGGTGAGCTAA
- the rpmI gene encoding 50S ribosomal protein L35 — MPKMKTKSGAKKRFALTGTGKIKRKHAYKSHILTKKTTKQKRNLTHVGLVSSADMNRVKDMLTI; from the coding sequence ATGCCGAAAATGAAAACCAAGTCCGGTGCCAAGAAGCGCTTTGCGCTGACCGGTACGGGCAAAATCAAGCGTAAGCACGCTTACAAGAGTCACATCCTCACCAAGAAAACCACCAAGCAGAAGCGTAACCTTACGCACGTTGGTCTGGTTAGCTCGGCCGATATGAACCGCGTAAAAGACATGCTTACGATTTAA
- the thrS gene encoding threonine--tRNA ligase, whose amino-acid sequence MLNITLPDGSVRQFVDGATGYDVAAGISEGLARNALGVRVNGEVRDLHRPIGQDAEVAILTWNDQDGKSTFWHSSAHLLAEALEALYPGVKLGIGPSIENGFYYDIDLGEGRTISTDDLPEVEKKMLELAKKKSTYERKEVSKADAIAYFTEKQDPYKLDLLERLDDGSITFYTQGDFTDLCRGPHIPDTSPIKAVKLLNVAGAYWRGDEKNKQLTRIYGITFPKAKELTEYLERLEEAKRRDHRKLGKELELFTFSEKVGAGLPLWLPKGTALREKLEQFLRRAQLRAGYQPVVTPHIGSKELYVTSGHYEKYGADSFQPIKTPNPGEEFFLKPMNCPHHCEIYKSKPRSYRDLPVRLAEFGTVYRYEQSGELHGLTRVRGFTQDDAHIFCRPDQVKEEFLKVIDIVLYVLKALDFPDFTAQISLRDPENKAKYIGSDENWEKAERAIIEAAAEKGLSTVTELGEAAFYGPKLDFMVRDAIGRKWQLGTIQVDYNLPERFELEYVAPDNSRQRPVMIHRAPFGSLERFVAVLIEHCGGNFPLWLSPEQFAVLPISEKYHDYAQQVYDQLVQADMRGTVDHRDEKIGRKIRDAEVSKVPYMLIVGEKEQAEGIVSIRRHGQGDVGAMPIAAFIADFQQQVQTMMDGN is encoded by the coding sequence ATGCTTAACATCACCCTCCCCGACGGCTCGGTGCGCCAGTTTGTAGATGGCGCCACGGGCTACGACGTTGCCGCCGGCATCAGCGAAGGCCTCGCCCGCAATGCCCTCGGCGTGCGCGTCAACGGCGAAGTGCGCGACCTGCACCGCCCGATTGGCCAGGATGCCGAAGTGGCCATTCTGACCTGGAACGACCAGGACGGCAAGTCGACTTTCTGGCACTCCTCGGCCCACTTGCTGGCTGAAGCCCTCGAAGCCCTGTACCCCGGCGTAAAGCTGGGCATCGGCCCGAGCATCGAAAACGGCTTCTACTACGACATCGACCTAGGCGAAGGCCGCACGATTTCCACCGATGATCTGCCGGAAGTCGAGAAGAAGATGCTCGAGCTGGCTAAGAAGAAAAGCACCTACGAGCGCAAGGAGGTGAGCAAGGCCGACGCCATTGCCTACTTCACCGAAAAGCAGGACCCCTACAAGCTGGATTTGCTGGAGCGCCTCGATGACGGCTCCATCACCTTCTACACCCAGGGCGACTTCACCGACCTCTGCCGTGGCCCGCACATCCCCGATACCTCGCCCATCAAGGCCGTGAAGCTGCTCAACGTGGCCGGCGCCTACTGGCGCGGCGACGAAAAGAACAAGCAGCTCACGCGCATCTACGGCATCACCTTCCCCAAGGCTAAGGAGCTGACCGAGTACCTGGAGCGCCTGGAAGAGGCCAAGCGCCGCGACCACCGCAAGCTGGGTAAAGAGCTGGAGCTGTTCACGTTTTCCGAGAAAGTAGGAGCGGGGCTGCCCTTGTGGCTGCCCAAAGGCACGGCCCTACGCGAGAAGCTGGAGCAGTTTCTGCGCCGCGCCCAGCTGCGCGCCGGCTACCAGCCCGTCGTGACGCCCCACATCGGCTCCAAGGAGCTGTACGTGACCAGCGGCCACTACGAGAAGTACGGCGCCGACTCGTTCCAGCCCATCAAGACGCCTAACCCCGGCGAGGAATTCTTCCTCAAGCCGATGAACTGCCCCCACCACTGCGAAATCTACAAGAGCAAGCCCCGCTCGTACCGCGACCTGCCGGTGCGCCTCGCCGAGTTCGGCACGGTGTACCGCTACGAGCAGAGCGGCGAGCTGCACGGCCTGACCCGTGTACGGGGCTTTACCCAGGATGACGCCCACATCTTCTGCCGCCCCGACCAGGTGAAGGAGGAGTTCCTGAAGGTGATTGACATCGTGCTCTACGTGCTCAAGGCCCTCGATTTCCCTGACTTCACCGCCCAGATTTCCCTGCGCGACCCCGAGAACAAAGCCAAGTACATCGGCTCCGACGAGAACTGGGAGAAAGCCGAGCGGGCCATCATCGAGGCTGCGGCCGAGAAGGGCCTGAGCACGGTAACCGAGCTGGGCGAAGCCGCCTTCTACGGCCCCAAGCTCGACTTCATGGTACGCGACGCCATCGGCCGCAAGTGGCAGCTGGGCACCATTCAGGTTGATTATAACCTGCCCGAGCGGTTCGAGCTGGAGTACGTGGCCCCCGACAACTCGCGCCAGCGCCCCGTTATGATTCACCGCGCCCCGTTTGGCTCGCTGGAGCGTTTCGTGGCCGTGCTTATCGAGCACTGTGGCGGCAACTTCCCACTCTGGCTCTCGCCTGAGCAGTTTGCCGTGCTGCCCATCTCGGAGAAGTACCACGACTACGCCCAGCAGGTCTACGACCAGTTGGTGCAGGCTGATATGCGCGGCACTGTGGACCACCGCGACGAGAAAATCGGCCGCAAAATCCGGGACGCGGAGGTGTCCAAGGTCCCCTACATGCTCATTGTGGGCGAGAAGGAGCAGGCCGAGGGCATCGTCTCCATCCGTCGCCACGGCCAGGGCGACGTGGGCGCTATGCCCATCGCCGCCTTCATTGCTGACTTCCAGCAGCAGGTGCAGACCATGATGGACGGCAACTAG
- a CDS encoding Y-family DNA polymerase — protein sequence MYALVDCNNFYVSCERAFQPRLLGRPVVVLSNNDGCVISRSQEAKDLSIGMGEPYFKLRDLVRRHQVQVLSSNYALYGDMSGRVMHYLASVAPEVEVYSIDECFLDLHGLERYHGPLAVLAAGWREQVRRRTHIPVCIGIGPTKTLAKLANRLAKKLPALQGVLHLDTDERRRWALEQVGVEDVWGIGGQYAQKLYAQGICTAAQLAGQSEAWARRNLGGVVGARLVRELQGEPCQQLALSEDGSRRRQSLACTRTFAEPLSDFATVAAAVAYFASKAAVKLRRQHSAASVLTVFISKSRYGTEPPPHTRTAVLTLPAATSDTSELLRHAKAALRRLWEPGGVYRKAGVVLDGLETAGQQQLLLFEPNEQAERRARLMAELDKLNERFGAGKVGFAAALPAKGEYVLPWVGQHQFQSPAYTTVWEDLLCIRA from the coding sequence ATGTACGCCCTCGTCGACTGCAACAACTTTTACGTGAGCTGCGAGCGGGCCTTCCAGCCGCGGCTGCTGGGCCGGCCCGTGGTTGTGCTTTCCAACAACGACGGCTGCGTGATTTCCCGCTCCCAGGAAGCCAAAGACCTGAGCATCGGCATGGGCGAGCCCTACTTCAAGCTCCGGGACCTGGTGCGCCGCCACCAGGTGCAGGTGCTCTCGAGCAACTACGCCCTCTACGGCGACATGAGCGGGCGGGTGATGCACTACCTGGCCTCGGTGGCCCCGGAAGTGGAGGTGTACTCCATCGACGAGTGCTTTCTGGATCTGCACGGCCTGGAGCGCTACCACGGCCCGCTGGCGGTGCTCGCGGCCGGCTGGCGCGAGCAGGTGCGCCGGCGCACGCACATTCCCGTCTGCATCGGCATCGGGCCCACCAAGACGCTGGCCAAGCTGGCCAACCGCCTGGCCAAGAAGCTGCCGGCGCTGCAGGGCGTGCTGCACCTAGATACCGACGAGCGCCGGCGCTGGGCGCTCGAGCAGGTGGGGGTGGAGGACGTGTGGGGCATCGGGGGCCAGTACGCGCAGAAGCTCTACGCCCAGGGCATCTGCACGGCCGCGCAGCTGGCTGGCCAGAGCGAGGCCTGGGCGCGCCGAAACCTGGGCGGGGTGGTGGGCGCGCGGCTGGTGCGCGAGCTGCAGGGCGAGCCGTGCCAGCAACTGGCGCTGAGCGAGGACGGCAGCCGGCGCCGCCAGAGTCTGGCCTGCACGCGCACGTTTGCCGAGCCGCTGAGCGACTTTGCCACCGTGGCGGCGGCCGTGGCCTACTTTGCCAGCAAGGCGGCCGTGAAGCTGCGCCGGCAGCACTCGGCAGCGAGCGTGCTCACGGTGTTTATCAGCAAAAGCCGCTACGGGACCGAGCCGCCCCCGCACACGCGCACGGCGGTGCTCACGCTGCCCGCGGCCACCAGCGACACGAGCGAGCTGCTGCGCCACGCCAAAGCGGCCCTGCGGCGGCTGTGGGAGCCGGGCGGCGTGTACCGCAAGGCGGGCGTGGTGCTCGACGGGCTGGAGACGGCCGGCCAGCAGCAACTGCTGCTGTTTGAACCCAACGAGCAGGCCGAGCGCCGGGCCCGGCTCATGGCCGAGCTGGACAAGCTCAACGAGCGGTTCGGGGCGGGCAAGGTGGGCTTTGCGGCGGCGCTGCCGGCGAAAGGGGAGTACGTGCTGCCCTGGGTGGGGCAGCACCAGTTCCAGAGCCCGGCCTATACCACCGTGTGGGAGGATCTGCTGTGTATTAGGGCCTAA
- a CDS encoding DNA gyrase/topoisomerase IV subunit A, translating into MSEETNPQTPDSEEQPENLFGAGDSLEFGATPVDAETPADQALPSVVNESGELLLAESSADVQAVTEPEPIAPAEEAEEEPKFAPGETIHDVATVNGMYQNWFLDYASYVILERAVPAIEDGLKPVQRRIMHAMKEMDDGRFNKVANVIGQTMQYHPHGDASIGDAMVNLGQKDLLIETQGNWGDIRTGDGAAAPRYIEARLSKFTLDVVFNPDITEWQMSYDGRKREPTTLPVKFPLLLAQGVEGIAVGLSTKIMPHNFRELCKASIDVLKGREIQLFPDFPTGGLCDVTHYNGGLRGAKIRLRATIEKADKTMLVIRDIPYGTTTTALMESIVKASEANKIKIRKVVDNTAAEVEIQVHLPTGVSPDLTMDALYAFTDCEISISPNTCVIIEDKPRFVGVEDMLKLSTQKTLRLLERELEIRQEELQEKWHSASLEKIFIENRIYRKIEECETWEDILATIDAGLRKFVRIEGEKPKANDARIVLRRALTEDDLTRLTEIRIKRISKFDGFKAEEFIQRLETELAEVADHLVNLTRYAINYFEGLLKKYGQNRERKTQLRTFDVVTAQKVAVANQKLYVNYADGFIGYGLKKDEKAVTVCDCSDLDDIIAIRRDGTFTVTKIAEKTFVGKDILHAGVYNKNDDRLVYNMVYQDGASGISFAKRFLVTGITRDKVYDLTKGTKGTKTLYLTANPNSESEIVGIQLSDKAPARVKQFDFDFAELAIKGKGSMGNIVTKQLIKKIIQKSLGDSTLGGREVFFDSVVGRLNTAGHGRYLGTFDTDNTILVVFKDGSYELTAPDPAIHFDVPNIVLLRKLEPDTVLSTVYLEGETKVHYVKRFKIETSTVAKRFTFISETKGSRMLAVTANPEPQVEVKLQRDKKADKETEKISLHEFIDVKGWKAMGNKLNYFRIHGLTLLTDEGPEPERREVKRKAGPATLPRPTASAAPPEAPLPEPTGDVDISEADIAQAQAILKTPKSQLKLF; encoded by the coding sequence ATGTCAGAAGAAACCAACCCCCAGACCCCTGATTCCGAAGAGCAGCCCGAAAACCTGTTCGGCGCCGGCGACTCGCTGGAGTTCGGGGCCACGCCGGTCGATGCGGAAACCCCGGCCGACCAAGCCTTGCCGTCCGTGGTGAATGAGTCCGGCGAGCTGCTGCTGGCCGAGTCCAGTGCCGACGTGCAGGCCGTGACCGAGCCGGAGCCCATTGCGCCGGCCGAGGAAGCCGAGGAGGAGCCCAAGTTCGCGCCCGGCGAAACCATCCACGACGTGGCCACCGTGAACGGCATGTACCAGAACTGGTTTCTGGACTACGCCAGCTACGTGATTCTGGAGCGCGCCGTGCCCGCCATCGAGGACGGCCTCAAGCCCGTGCAGCGCCGCATCATGCACGCCATGAAGGAAATGGACGACGGCCGCTTCAACAAAGTGGCCAACGTCATCGGGCAAACCATGCAGTACCACCCCCACGGCGACGCCAGCATCGGCGACGCCATGGTGAACCTGGGCCAGAAGGATCTGCTGATTGAAACCCAGGGCAACTGGGGCGACATCCGGACCGGCGACGGTGCGGCGGCTCCGCGCTACATTGAGGCCCGCCTGAGCAAGTTTACGCTGGATGTGGTGTTCAATCCCGACATCACGGAATGGCAGATGAGCTACGACGGCCGCAAGCGCGAGCCCACTACGCTGCCCGTGAAGTTTCCGCTGCTGCTGGCGCAGGGTGTGGAAGGTATTGCTGTGGGTTTGAGCACCAAGATCATGCCCCACAACTTCCGCGAGCTGTGCAAGGCCAGCATCGACGTGCTGAAAGGGCGGGAGATTCAGCTGTTTCCCGACTTCCCGACCGGCGGCCTCTGCGACGTAACCCACTACAATGGCGGCTTGCGCGGTGCCAAAATCCGGCTGCGCGCCACCATCGAGAAGGCCGACAAAACCATGTTGGTCATCCGCGACATTCCGTACGGCACCACCACCACGGCGCTGATGGAAAGCATCGTGAAAGCCTCGGAAGCCAATAAAATTAAGATCCGGAAGGTGGTCGACAACACGGCCGCCGAGGTGGAAATCCAGGTGCACCTGCCCACGGGCGTGTCGCCGGACCTCACCATGGACGCGCTGTACGCCTTCACCGACTGCGAAATCAGCATTTCGCCCAATACCTGCGTTATTATCGAGGATAAGCCGCGCTTTGTGGGGGTGGAGGACATGCTCAAGCTCAGCACCCAGAAAACGTTGCGGCTGCTGGAGCGGGAGCTGGAAATCCGGCAGGAGGAGCTCCAGGAAAAGTGGCATTCGGCTTCGCTGGAGAAGATTTTCATTGAAAACCGCATCTACCGCAAAATCGAGGAGTGCGAAACTTGGGAGGACATTCTGGCCACCATTGACGCCGGCCTGCGCAAGTTTGTGCGCATTGAAGGCGAGAAGCCTAAGGCCAACGACGCCCGCATTGTGCTGCGCCGCGCCCTCACCGAGGACGACCTGACGCGCCTGACTGAAATCCGCATCAAGCGCATCAGCAAGTTCGACGGCTTCAAGGCCGAGGAGTTCATCCAGCGCCTGGAAACCGAGCTGGCTGAGGTAGCCGACCATCTGGTGAACCTCACGCGCTACGCCATCAATTATTTCGAGGGCCTGCTGAAAAAGTACGGCCAGAATCGGGAGCGAAAAACCCAGCTGCGCACCTTCGACGTGGTGACAGCCCAGAAAGTGGCCGTGGCCAACCAGAAGCTCTACGTGAACTACGCCGACGGCTTCATCGGCTACGGCCTGAAGAAAGACGAGAAGGCCGTGACGGTATGCGACTGCTCGGACCTTGACGACATCATTGCCATCCGCCGCGACGGCACGTTCACGGTCACTAAAATCGCCGAGAAGACCTTCGTGGGCAAAGACATTCTGCACGCGGGGGTCTACAACAAAAACGACGACCGGCTGGTGTACAACATGGTGTACCAGGACGGCGCTTCGGGCATCAGCTTCGCCAAGCGCTTCCTGGTAACGGGCATCACCCGCGACAAGGTGTACGACCTGACCAAAGGCACCAAGGGCACCAAAACACTGTATCTGACGGCCAACCCCAACTCCGAGTCGGAAATAGTGGGCATTCAGCTGTCCGACAAGGCCCCGGCCCGCGTCAAGCAGTTCGACTTCGATTTTGCCGAGCTGGCCATCAAGGGCAAAGGCTCGATGGGCAACATCGTGACCAAGCAACTCATCAAGAAAATCATTCAGAAAAGCCTCGGCGACTCCACGCTGGGCGGCCGTGAGGTGTTCTTCGATTCGGTGGTGGGTCGCCTCAACACCGCCGGCCACGGCCGCTACCTGGGCACCTTCGACACCGACAACACCATTCTGGTGGTGTTCAAGGATGGCTCCTATGAGCTGACCGCGCCCGACCCGGCCATTCACTTCGACGTGCCCAACATTGTGCTGCTGCGCAAGCTGGAGCCCGATACCGTGCTCAGTACTGTGTACCTGGAAGGCGAAACCAAGGTGCACTACGTGAAGCGGTTCAAGATTGAAACCAGCACGGTGGCCAAGCGCTTCACGTTCATTTCGGAAACCAAAGGCTCCCGGATGCTAGCCGTCACGGCCAACCCCGAGCCCCAGGTGGAGGTGAAGCTGCAGCGCGACAAGAAAGCCGACAAGGAAACCGAGAAAATCAGCCTGCACGAGTTTATTGACGTGAAAGGCTGGAAGGCCATGGGCAACAAGCTCAACTACTTCCGCATCCACGGCCTCACGCTGCTCACCGACGAAGGTCCCGAGCCCGAGCGCCGCGAGGTGAAGCGCAAAGCTGGCCCCGCCACGCTGCCCCGGCCAACCGCCAGCGCCGCCCCGCCCGAAGCGCCGCTGCCCGAGCCCACCGGCGACGTGGATATTTCGGAGGCCGACATTGCGCAGGCCCAGGCCATTCTCAAAACTCCTAAGTCGCAGCTCAAGCTGTTCTAG